A single genomic interval of Alcaligenes sp. SDU_A2 harbors:
- a CDS encoding cyclase family protein: MTEMHPLAALTQALDSKKVRFVDLTQTLNSSFPALQLPPQFGQTVGFSVQRISQYDEAGPGWYWNNFTCGEHTGTHFDAPVHWITGKDHPNNSVDTIPVDNFLRPAVVVDASADVAQNEDFVLTPEFLQAWESQHGRIPEGAWVLFRTDWSKRVNDADAFLNMREDGAHTPGPSQAAVEWMIHERKVHGFGVETINTDAGQSYSWPVAYPCHTLMHGANRYGLQCLCNLDQLPPQGALIMSAPLKIEGGSGSPLRVVALVAQ, from the coding sequence ATGACCGAGATGCACCCATTGGCTGCCCTGACCCAGGCGCTGGACAGCAAGAAGGTCCGCTTCGTGGACCTGACTCAAACCCTTAATTCCAGCTTTCCTGCCCTGCAGCTGCCGCCGCAGTTCGGTCAGACGGTCGGTTTTTCCGTGCAGCGCATCAGCCAGTACGACGAGGCTGGTCCGGGCTGGTACTGGAATAATTTTACCTGTGGCGAACACACGGGCACGCACTTTGATGCGCCGGTGCATTGGATTACGGGCAAGGATCACCCTAACAACAGCGTGGATACGATCCCCGTGGACAACTTCCTGCGCCCTGCCGTGGTGGTGGATGCCAGCGCCGACGTGGCCCAGAACGAAGACTTTGTGTTGACGCCCGAGTTTCTGCAGGCCTGGGAAAGCCAGCATGGCCGCATTCCCGAAGGGGCCTGGGTGCTGTTTCGCACCGACTGGTCTAAACGCGTCAACGATGCCGACGCCTTCTTGAACATGCGTGAAGATGGTGCCCACACGCCCGGTCCGTCCCAGGCCGCGGTGGAATGGATGATTCACGAGCGCAAGGTGCACGGCTTTGGCGTGGAAACCATTAATACCGACGCCGGCCAGTCGTATTCCTGGCCCGTGGCCTACCCGTGCCACACGCTGATGCACGGTGCCAACCGCTATGGCCTGCAGTGCCTGTGCAATCTGGATCAGTTGCCTCCTCAGGGCGCGCTGATCATGTCCGCTCCGCTGAAGATCGAAGGCGGTTCGGGCAGTCCGCTGCGTGTCGTGGCCCTGGTCGCTCAGTAA
- a CDS encoding carbon-nitrogen hydrolase family protein — protein MLELRQFKAAAVQAAPVFLDTNATIDKVCRLIHEAADNGAELIAFPEVFVSGYPYWSWVMNPIEGSPWFERLCKSAIEVPGPEVQKVAQVARQRKVNVVLGVNERSPTGVATIYNTLVTIGSDGRILGRHRKLVPTWAEKLTWANGDASSLRVHDTTIGPLGALACGENTNTLARFSLLSQGELVHVASYISLPVAPKDYDMAEAIRLRAAAHCFEGKVFTVVACSTVSDEIVEAMSASHPEARELLARPNSAFSGIIGPDGRVIGEPLIDREGIAYADIDLSKCIQPRQMHDITGHYNRFDVFDLRVNRKAMTPARFYEGDQPQPDLNPAEFSAIEDKDASL, from the coding sequence ATGTTGGAATTGCGCCAGTTCAAGGCCGCGGCAGTCCAGGCGGCTCCCGTGTTCCTGGACACGAATGCGACCATCGACAAGGTGTGCCGCCTGATTCACGAAGCGGCGGATAACGGGGCCGAGCTGATTGCCTTCCCCGAAGTCTTTGTCTCCGGCTATCCGTACTGGAGCTGGGTGATGAACCCGATCGAGGGCAGCCCCTGGTTCGAGCGCCTGTGCAAGTCGGCCATCGAAGTGCCCGGTCCCGAAGTGCAGAAGGTGGCGCAGGTGGCGCGCCAGCGCAAAGTCAATGTGGTGCTGGGCGTGAACGAGCGCAGTCCCACCGGCGTGGCCACCATCTACAACACCTTGGTGACCATTGGTTCGGACGGCCGCATTCTGGGCCGACACCGCAAGCTGGTGCCGACCTGGGCCGAGAAGCTGACCTGGGCCAATGGCGATGCGTCTTCGCTGCGCGTGCACGACACGACCATCGGCCCATTGGGGGCCCTGGCCTGCGGTGAAAACACCAACACGCTCGCCCGCTTCAGCCTGTTGTCGCAAGGCGAACTGGTGCATGTGGCCAGTTACATCTCGCTGCCGGTCGCGCCTAAGGACTACGACATGGCTGAAGCCATCCGTCTGCGTGCCGCTGCCCACTGCTTCGAGGGCAAGGTGTTCACAGTGGTGGCCTGCTCGACCGTGTCGGACGAAATCGTCGAGGCCATGTCGGCCTCGCATCCAGAAGCCCGCGAGCTGCTGGCCCGTCCGAACAGCGCCTTCTCCGGCATCATCGGCCCCGATGGCCGCGTGATTGGCGAACCGCTGATCGACCGCGAAGGCATTGCCTATGCGGATATCGATCTGTCCAAGTGCATCCAGCCACGCCAGATGCACGACATCACGGGGCACTACAACCGCTTTGACGTGTTTGACCTGCGCGTGAACCGCAAGGCCATGACGCCAGCGCGTTTTTACGAAGGCGACCAGCCTCAACCGGATCTGAATCCGGCCGAGTTTTCCGCCATCGAAGACAAGGACGCTTCTTTGTAA
- a CDS encoding fumarylacetoacetate hydrolase family protein, with the protein MRLVTYRSEVAAAGRLGAIVGDLVVDLGYLGDATGHMLPDNMLDFIDLGPAAVKSTARLLETYADDMPFGVALPLANVKLLAPIPRPRKNIFGIGLNYVEHVAESSRTLDTSKELPKQPVIFSKPPTTVVGPGDAIEHNKNITQQMDWEVELAVIMGTRAQRVAKEDALNYVFGYSVMIDVSARDCRRAGQWIYSKGQDTYAPFGPVIVTADELTDPHNLNLSLTLNGVTKQSSNTKHMLFNVNDLIADISAGITLEPGDIIATGTPEGVGAGRTPQEWMWPGDVVHAVVEGIGELRHPIVDVTPQN; encoded by the coding sequence ATGCGTCTTGTAACGTACCGTAGTGAAGTTGCTGCTGCCGGCCGCCTGGGTGCCATCGTCGGCGATCTGGTTGTCGACCTGGGTTATCTGGGTGACGCCACCGGCCACATGTTGCCCGACAACATGCTCGATTTCATCGATCTGGGTCCAGCCGCCGTCAAATCCACGGCCCGCCTGCTGGAAACCTACGCCGACGACATGCCGTTCGGCGTGGCCCTGCCCCTGGCCAACGTCAAGCTGCTGGCTCCTATCCCGCGCCCACGCAAGAACATCTTCGGTATCGGCCTGAACTACGTTGAACACGTGGCCGAATCCAGCCGCACCTTGGACACCTCCAAAGAGCTGCCCAAGCAGCCTGTGATTTTCTCCAAGCCGCCAACCACCGTCGTGGGCCCTGGCGATGCCATCGAGCACAACAAGAACATCACGCAGCAGATGGACTGGGAAGTAGAACTGGCCGTGATCATGGGCACCCGCGCCCAGCGCGTGGCCAAGGAAGACGCACTGAACTACGTGTTCGGCTACTCCGTGATGATCGACGTCAGCGCCCGTGACTGCCGCCGCGCCGGCCAGTGGATCTACTCCAAAGGTCAGGACACCTACGCGCCTTTCGGCCCCGTTATCGTGACCGCCGACGAGCTGACCGATCCGCACAACCTGAACCTGAGCCTGACCCTGAATGGCGTGACCAAGCAGAGCTCGAACACCAAGCACATGCTGTTCAACGTCAACGATCTGATCGCCGACATCAGCGCCGGCATTACGCTGGAGCCGGGCGACATCATCGCCACCGGCACCCCGGAAGGCGTGGGTGCTGGCCGCACTCCGCAAGAATGGATGTGGCCAGGCGATGTGGTTCACGCCGTGGTTGAAGGCATCGGCGAGCTGCGTCACCCCATCGTGGACGTGACCCCCCAAAACTAA
- a CDS encoding cupin domain-containing protein — MSEERFDTYRESVLGRADVQDTPELVKYYQDLTQFEAGALWTVANKIEPWEPKSDSVPVVWRYRDLRDYVLRSVDLVTPEKAGRRVIYLNNPGRQDVSAAVGWLYSGLQVMNPGEAASAHAHSSSALRFIMEGRGAYTIVDGHKMTLGANDFVLTPNGCWHEHGVEADGTPCIWQDGLDIPLVNALEAGFYQVHPDLSQAVTHPVNDAVGIWGGRGLKPTLHDWQKPYSPLLKYEWAPTYEALSNYAKVTDGSPFDGVIMDYINPLTGGPVMSTIGASMQMLRPGEHTKAHRHTGSIIYQCAKGEGYSIINGKRFDWRERDIFCVPSWMFHEHVNASSSDDACLFSFHDLPVMRALNLYREQALAENGGYQRILED, encoded by the coding sequence ATGTCGGAAGAACGTTTTGACACCTATCGCGAAAGCGTACTCGGTCGTGCAGATGTACAAGACACGCCCGAACTGGTGAAGTACTACCAGGACCTGACTCAGTTCGAGGCGGGTGCCCTGTGGACCGTGGCCAACAAGATCGAGCCTTGGGAACCCAAGTCCGATTCCGTGCCCGTGGTCTGGCGCTACCGGGATCTGCGCGACTATGTGTTGCGCTCGGTGGATCTGGTCACGCCTGAAAAGGCCGGCCGTCGCGTGATTTACCTGAACAACCCTGGTCGTCAGGACGTATCGGCCGCTGTGGGCTGGCTGTATTCGGGCCTGCAGGTCATGAATCCGGGCGAAGCCGCCTCGGCCCATGCCCATTCGTCCTCGGCCCTGCGTTTCATTATGGAAGGGCGCGGTGCCTACACCATCGTGGACGGCCATAAGATGACGCTGGGTGCCAACGATTTCGTGCTGACGCCTAACGGCTGCTGGCACGAGCACGGCGTGGAAGCCGACGGCACGCCCTGCATCTGGCAGGACGGCCTGGACATTCCGCTGGTCAATGCGCTGGAAGCGGGTTTTTACCAAGTGCATCCTGATCTGTCCCAGGCAGTGACTCATCCGGTCAATGATGCAGTGGGTATCTGGGGCGGCCGCGGTCTGAAGCCGACGCTGCACGATTGGCAAAAGCCGTATTCGCCCCTGCTCAAGTACGAGTGGGCACCGACGTACGAAGCCCTGTCGAATTATGCAAAAGTGACCGATGGCAGCCCGTTCGACGGCGTGATCATGGACTACATCAACCCGCTGACCGGCGGTCCGGTCATGTCGACCATCGGTGCCAGCATGCAGATGCTGCGCCCTGGCGAACATACCAAGGCCCACCGTCACACCGGCAGCATTATTTATCAATGCGCCAAGGGCGAAGGCTATTCCATCATCAACGGCAAGCGCTTTGACTGGCGCGAGCGCGATATTTTTTGCGTACCGTCCTGGATGTTCCACGAACACGTCAACGCCTCGTCCTCGGACGATGCGTGCTTGTTCTCTTTCCATGATCTGCCCGTGATGCGCGCCCTGAATCTGTACCGTGAACAGGCTTTGGCCGAAAACGGCGGCTACCAGCGCATCCTGGAAGACTGA